CATTGACCCTGTTCAAATGCCGCACTGGAACGCGGTCTGCGTGTGTTGTGTGGTGAGTTTAATACACCACACCATGTGATGATAATGCACCGGTGGTGGGGGACTTTTGTTCAGCGATGACATGAATACGATGCCTATCGTTGACAACGAGAAGAAGAACAAGTAAAGAAACTGACACTATGCCATCACTAACGGGAATGGCTAAAAGTGGAAGTGATGGAGCTTGCCTGTTTGTTGGGATAATGCCAGCCTTCTCAGGTAGTAGATGCCTCCTTCCTTCCTGCTAGATGGTGTAGATTCCTCTGCCCCCCTGCGTTGATGCCATTGGCATTCTTCAAGTGGTACTTTATTTACAAGATCGCCCCACCAACCACGTATGCATTCCACTTAAGCTGCGCATCTACAGCAACTCAACTcaatagcgagtgtgtgtgtgtgtcaccgGTTCCACGTGATCCATTGAAATTGAATGGTCCCTCCCTGCGCTGCGCTGCACTGCATCTAATAACTGAATGCTGCAGAGGAGAAACGTGGGGCGGCAAAagggaggaagagagaagattatcatcatcatcatcatcatcatcatcatcatcatcatcattgccaCGGCTCACAAGGAAGGAAGTACATTCATTTCAACTAAGTACGAGTATTTTTTGTTTCCTTTTCCTCTCTTCCATTCGTATTGCTGGCCGTGGCCGTATCCTTGCGGCCACCGAAAAGAATCCTAAAATGGTATCGAAATGGAACCTACATCGATCAATAATaatagcaataataataaatccccCAAAAAAACAAAAGAGCCAAAAGGTGGACGGGTGATGGTCGCGGTGCCTCCGACGCGTCGGCCCGGAAGCTGCGGAGGAGGGACGGAGCATTTGCTCTTGCTCCACCACGCCGCGGGCACGCGCCTACGACCGCGAGTCAACGCTCTCCGCTGCCGCCCCTTCCTCGGAGGCGGAGGCGGTGGCcgaggccgcggcggcggccgaTCGGGCGCTGGGCCGGGGCCTGCGGCGGCCCGGGGACGCGGTGGCGACGCGGCGGAGCGCGCCGCCGGCCGTCCAGTAGCGGCGGCAGGCGCGGCAGAGGTGGCGCGGCTGCCGCACGTTGTAGTTGTTGAAGTAGCAGAACTTGGTCTCCCTGCTCCCGCACCTCGGGCATGGCAGCGGCTCGCCCCCGACCGCGGCCTGCTGCGTCGTcgacgggggaggaggaggaggaggaggcggcggcggggccgcgGCGCTCTGTCCCGCGGAGATGGAGGTGGAGGCGGGGGCGGAGGCGGCGCGGTGGGCGTCGGGCTGGATGACCTGGCCGAAGAGCTTGAAGGCGGAGGCGTCGGCGTTGGTGGCGTGGGTGGGGAGGTTCGCCATGGAGGGAGGAGGCAGGGGAGATGGAGGTGGGTGGGAAAGTGCCCCCCTATatagaggaggaggcggcggtggtcATCCCCCCATCCCATCCCCCTTGCTTTTACTCCTCCTTTGCTTAATAAACCTGACTTCTTTGTGTGACATGGGTGATGGCCGGCCCCATGCatggccctctccccctccccccctccccccctctctctctctggataTTTTCTACCcttttaattttatttatttatttatgtagtAGTAGTATAAATATTACTTTTTTATATCAGAGTAATAAATACTACTCCAGTAGTAGAAAACAGTTTGAAATCTTGGACGGGAGGATATGAATGGAGTCATGGGCGATGCATGGTCACTAGAAAAATCCATGTGGAAGTGCGGCATCATGTGAGTGACGCCCAGGATTTGGCCGGGAGCCTGAGACTGTTCAAAGTACCAATGAGTGCAACTTTCCACGCTTTATCACATTCCGATCGTGTTGACTTTCAGCGATCTCTTTTTCTCTAGCATATATATTCTTCTTGTCGTTTGACTTTTCAAACTTCTTGTGGTGATCCGCTCATGAGTGGAACGGACTCAACTGatgaagcaaaaaaaaaaaattgtGTCTTGGTTGATCCCCTACGCAACAGGAGAGGGAGTCGTTGAGCCAGATTCTCTTTTTTGTTTTGCGCCTGACGTTTCGTCCTCTGCAAAGCAAAAGCAAAGGTGGGGATTTGTTTGGGCAATAGCATCTATAACCGGACATGATAAATACGCCTTCTGTATGTCTGCAACACGTCTACGGACGGTGCCCGATCATATCTCAAATAATAATTTTCACAGTTGAACACGTCAACTATGAAACCTCAAATTCATACAATTACATGCCACGTGAAACCTAATTTAAGCGGAGCTCGTCCATCTCCGTCGTGTCCATGTGCGGCGGCCAGCTGCGCCCCTCGGAAGTGTTGGTCCGGTTGCTGGCGAGGTAGAGTAGGACATGTGACACGCACCGGCTAATGAGACTCGAGGCGATGTTGTCTCCCTACTCTTCCTCATCGGAGCCCGTCGCTTGCACGTCGCCGGTGGATGTGAGGTCGACGACGAATCCATTGTGGTCGTAGGTCACGTCCACCATGACGCGGCTATGGCGCCCGGGGTTGCAGGCCACGGCCACTGGCCACCCGTCTTGGCGTCGGAGTGTGCGACTCCGCCTCGTCGATGCCAGCCGCGAGGGTTGTCGCGGCCTCCCACGCCCTCTGCCTCGCACGACGGGCACACCGCGTCATACACTCAGCGTTACGGATGACCACGTCGTCAGCGCGCCAATGAAGGGGTTGCACGTCCACCATAACATTCGGACACAAGACAAAGCGCACTGCCTCAGCAAGGTATCAACGACCTGCCTCGCGCTGGATCCACGCGCGCGGATGCAATGGATTCGCGGTGGATTGAGTCCGAGCGTTGTCGGGCATTCACCTCATGGGCACGACGGAGCACAATGTGGACGGCTATCCCAGTTCACACATCGGTTAATAGAGGATTAAGATCCGTTGCCCAGCATGCCGAAGAAGGGCGAAGGAGAGTGGAGTAGAGTGGAGTGGCTAGGATCTGATCCGGCAACTGGATAGAGTTTAATATATGTGGGGTTGAAATGGATCAGTATGGGCCAGATCCGATTTAACAATATTAGAAGTGTCGGTCGGCCCGAAAGATTGAGGCTGATTTCAAGCGTCCCAGGATTTTTTGATCGGTCACTGATCGAGTCATCCGCCGCGGGAAGGCACCTGACGTGTGCTGCTCCCGGAGATGGGGCATCTGCCCCCGAGCCTCACGAGGACAGAATTATATGGCCACGCCTAGTcttggccatgggcagcccggcccggtcGGCCTGGCCTTGTCcgcgggccgggcttgggcctaggTTTTGAGCCCGAAGGATGGGCTGGGCTGGGCCCGGGCCCGTCATTTTTGTTGTTTAATAAATAGGCCCGACCCATGGCCCGAGGGGCTTTTAGCGTGATGGGCCGAGCTCGGGCCCGATTTTTAGGCCCCTCAGCCAGGCCGGGCCAGACTCGGGCCTGGGTTTTTGCGTCGGCCTTTGGTTGGCCCGGCCCGAGGGATGGCCAGGTATAGCCACGCCCTTTTGTCATCCCTGTAAACCGCACTCCGAGTTAATAAAAGGTTTGGTTTACTGCTTAAAAAAACCTCCCCCGCAACTCCTATCGCTAATCAGAATGGCAAAAAGTCCGTGACAAGACGCACGTCGGGATCTTCTACTAGTACGGTGCAAGGTTAGGCATGAGCAAAGTTCAGCGAACGAAGAAACAGCCAGCGACGTCGCTGTCTGCCGATATACATGGGCGGGTCCATCGTATTGTACAAAGATCGAACGAAATCCAACGGATAAAAAGGTTGAGGTGACGCGTCCGGTCCGTCTGACTGATTAGGCTCGGTCGAGCTTGATTTTTCCGCCGGGCTCGTTTGCCCGATCATCTTTTTGAGCATTAGTACAGACACACGCGAAAAGCCGTCACCGGTAGTATCTTCTACGCAAACGTGTACTACTACTGCTGTGTGTACGTAATTTGGACGCCTCGCTCGTTGCTACTATTGCGGCACAGTGGTCTGATAATTCTCAGTCATAGAAAAAACTGATAACGATGGAAGAGCTTTTTGTTGGTACGCCACTTTTGTGTTGTACACAAGGGCTTTTTGCCAAATGTGCCTGCATAAGATATTGCATTGTTTTAAGTTGTTATGGCATCTCCAACGCTGATCCTTAAATCTTCCGCAACCGTCCCTGGATCACGGAAGGCATTCCATACGGCCTTGTATCAGGCCGCGGCCCGGATTTGACGCGTTTTCTTTCGTAAACTGGAGACAAACATAGGAAATGTTTGAGGGAGTCCAGACCGATGTGCCTGATTCTGACCACCTAGCCCGTTCAAACCCCTCCTCCCTCGCCGGTGTGCGTTTCGGTCCAGCACCCGCATTCATGTCGCTGTAGAGTGCGCTGCTCAACATTGAAGACGGCTCAGGGCGGACGCGACTCTCTAACTGCCTCCGCCATTAAAGCGCCGACCGACCGAGGGCGTCGCCTGCTTTACGTCCGACTGAACACGTCCCTTCGCaaacattcaaacgcctccattaaccctgcatggaagccgagaaacctactTCGGCCATACGTCCGTTCATGATCGGGCCGACAATAAACGCAACGCCGGGCAGACTCCTCACATCTGCCCTATATATAAACCAGGTCTGACACCAGGCAAGAATCGCACCATTCCGTcgctccccatctcctccttccatAATTTTCTCCAATCTTTCGATAGGACCCGACGAGCCGGAAGAGTATTTCTCCAGCATAAAAGCCAGATGAGTGACCCGCCGAGCCGACCAGATACGAGCGAGGAAGCTTGCTACTGCACCTTCCTCGCCTAGCCCGACGgaaccagttgccgccccaagccggcacgTGGTTCAACAACTCGtcactccaggccagctcgacgaggagtggcgagttgctccacgcgggCACGACGAGGAGCACGACGGCACGGGCATCAACGCTGTCGTCGACGACGTCACGTCGTCCCGCGCCCGCGACCGCACCATGCAGgcggagacagaagccgggtgcgcggaggttGACGAGTTGGTGGCCAACGCGTCCTTGTTCgtcaccatcatcgaggagaagtagaacacgatgacggccgccgcttgggtcccatgaaggccaccgccgaggcaccGCCAGTGTCTTGCCCTCCCGCCAGCCACCGTCGTCCCCTTACCCAAGAACCAACTTTGGTCCGTGCAGCGTAGGGACCCTTCCCCTCCGGCTGAAGCATGAGGCGGCGATTCCACTTCGATGAGCGGTGGGGAAGCAAACTGTCCTTTGCACTAAAGCATATACCTCCGGAGCTCACCGCTGCTTGTCATGGGGACGACGTTGGAGACCCGCCGCGCCGGCCGTAGACTAGTCTGGTTTCATTTTTAGTTGAAAATATGTTTAAAATGTAACGGTTTTCATTTAGATtatatgaaatccgtcatgtttatatgaaattcagCCTTGCATGAATTTCACCTGGTCTATTGAAAAAGAGTGAAATAtatgcggctatggttggatgtCATCCTCCCGCATCCATGTACCCGACTGGTCCCCCTATCTACGGACGGATACGAAAGAAAATTTACGAGcttccgttggagatgctcttataagtCAACTCGCGAAGGCTATGTTGCTTGCTAGTAGTACTTAATAATAGTACTAGTACTCTCCAAGGAGTAGAAAAGTTTACCCTGGCCGACATCATCAAACCATTTAAATGAAAAGTGAGACCTTGTCTTTCAGTATTACACTCACTTATAAATATGCTGCCGGCCCGCGATAAATAAACCCCCAGTACGTGTACACAGTGTAACGTAGCAGTAGAACATGTGCGTTGATTAGATTTAGTTTATTCACTATGAGAAGAACGTGTCATTCAGTATTACACTCACCATGTACTGACTGGATCTTCTAAATTTCATTGGATAGCTCAGCGACGCTACTATCTCATTTTCTGGTTTTGCCGTTTTGGCCTGACTCCTCGCTGAAGGAGAAGAAACGGTCCCGCCCGTTCGACTCGATCAACTGACTCATGCTGGACGTCAGGTAAATCCACGAGCGGGAGTGAGGGGGGTACGTATGATTAAGGCCATGTCTTCGTTTTCCCTGAAAAAAAGACAAAGGCCAAGTCTTCGTTCAAGTTGGCAAAGAATCATCAACCGTTCCACATCTTTTGTTTCCATCATACTCTTTTCTGACGATTACGGGTTTTGGCCGTAAGGGTATTTCTAATGCTGATCGTAAATTTGCTCCCGCATCCGttcggagagagagagatcagtccATGTATACGGATATGGAAACTGACCATCCAACGATACTCGCATATATTTGACCTAAATTTTTTTAGGTCCGCACGTTTAAATAGCCATATATATAGTCTAAAATAATTTGAATGTTCAAATGCAGCAGTAGTCCGCATATATAGTTTAAAATACCGACGTTTAGCACTGGTCAAGCCTGGAGCCGCCTGACCGACGCCGAGCACCGGGCAACGAGCCTATGCTTCGGGTCAGGAAGGGAGCACGCGTTCTTGACCCATGTCGTGCCTGGCCCGACATGCGGCTAAGCAGGCGGTTCCTTGACCCGCGAGGTGAGACCCACGTGCCGGCATGAcaattttctttttccttttctttttctttttgaacatCCCAAAAGGTCAAAAAATGGCAAAATATATAAATGGCAAAATACCGAGGCAGCCCGTTTAGTTCATGTGTGGTGCCTGGGCCATAAGACAAGGCACATTCGTGCCAGGCCCTTTTACGGGTGGGTCGGCCGGGCCGGCCCGTTGGCCAGGTCTGACTCACCGGGATAAAACTTGAGCACCGTGGAATGGAATAAAGCAACGAAAAAAAAAGCAAACGGACGTGTAAGCTCCACATTAGCAAAGCCGCGTCCGTGCGTATAATAGCGAGCATCCACCCGCACCGCCTCCCCCGTGTTCCCCCATCCCCACTGACGCCTCCTCCGCACGACACACCGGCGCCGCACTCATCGGAGAGGAGCAAGCTCCCGCCCCGGCTCGATCCGATGGCCAACAGCAACCTTCCGCGACGAATCATCAAGGTGAGCTTCCGATCTGATCATCCGAGCACAGATCTCTCCACTCCTCCGATCCGACTCGTCTTTTCTTTTCCCGTGTCTAACTTTTTGGGGTTTCCGCGTGGTTGGATCTACCGCAGGAGATGCAGAGACTCCTCAGCGAGCCAGGTGCGGGTGCTTGTCAATCTGCGGTTTCGGGTGGATAATGGCGAGGTGTTTCATTTCTGGGTGCGATTTCCGCTCTTTGAATGGTTTTGTTTGTGCAGCACCGGGGATCAGCGCTTCGCCCTCGGAGGAGAACATGCGCTACTTCAACGTCATGATCCTTGGTCCGGCGCAGTCGCCCTACGAAGGTTTTGTTCTTCCTTTTAATACACGATAGTGATGTTGTTTGTGATATGATGTGATAACTGTGGGGCTTGGAAGGTACTACGCCCGTTCACAAATATAATATGTTCTAACTTTTTCTCTGAATCGGATGTGTATAGACACCTTtttgtgtgtttgttcactcacttCAGTCCGTGTGTACTCtacattgaaatatccaaaacattttATATTTGTGAATCGGAGGGAGTAGCAATTAGCGAATCGAGATGACTCTGTTCAAAACCGTTTGTTAGAAATGGTTCTAAAATGGCTGTGTTGGAATTATGGATGGTGTAGGTTGTGCTGTTTGATCAGTCTGGTGATGTGGCCGTGTAAGTTTTAGTTTATTCCTCTTCATGGCAGTTATCATGTTTGATGGGTTTTACGTTCTctctttagtatgtacatcagTAATGGATAGATTTTTGCTACTTGCTCCAAGCTTATTTGTAATGGCA
The Triticum dicoccoides isolate Atlit2015 ecotype Zavitan chromosome 3A, WEW_v2.0, whole genome shotgun sequence genome window above contains:
- the LOC119268846 gene encoding dof zinc finger protein MNB1A-like, producing the protein MANLPTHATNADASAFKLFGQVIQPDAHRAASAPASTSISAGQSAAAPPPPPPPPPPPSTTQQAAVGGEPLPCPRCGSRETKFCYFNNYNVRQPRHLCRACRRYWTAGGALRRVATASPGRRRPRPSARSAAAAASATASASEEGAAAESVDSRS